One segment of Paraburkholderia bonniea DNA contains the following:
- the mutS gene encoding DNA mismatch repair protein MutS: MEETHAKPDVPSAAFSNHTPMMQQYLRIKADHPGTLVFYRMGDFYELFFEDAEKASRLLDLTLTQRGASGGNPIKMAGVPHHAVEQYLAKLVKLGESAAICEQTGDPATSKGPVERKVMRVVTPGTLTDAALLSDKRDVYLLAACAGHNRRGVITHIGLAWLNLASGALRLAEVALDQADAVFERIRPAEILLADTGTDSSSWSPPSGFGALTRVPVWHFDHATGDQRLRDQLGVASLEGFGAHALSSAYGAAGALLLYAAATQGQQLRHVRSLKVENESEYIGLDPATRRNLELTETLRGTESPTLCSLLDTCGTTMGSRLLRHWLHHPPRNSAIAQARHQAIGALLDASAETRLNALRSALRQIADIERITGRLALLSARPRDLSSLRDTFNALPALRTQLEAIAPYAASLARLDAALVPPAACVDLLVRAVATEPAAMVRDGGVIARGYDAELDSLRDLSENCGQFLIELETRERARTGINNLRVEYNKVHGFYIEVTRGQTDKVPDDYRRRQTLKNAERYITPELKTFEDKALSAQERALTRERALYDALLNALLPFIADCQHVAAALAELDLLATFAERARALDWVAPTFSESAGIDIEQGRHPVVEAQVEQFIANDCALNTERKLLLITGPNMGGKSTFMRQTALIALLAYVGSYVPAQRAAFGPIDRIFTRIGAADDLAGGRSTFMVEMTEAAAILNNATAQSLVLMDEIGRGTSTFDGLALAWAIARHLLNHNQCHSLFATHYFELTQLPAEFAQAANVHLSAVEHDHGIVFLHAVNEGPANQSYGLQVAQLAGVPAAVIRAARKHLTHLEQQSAARPAPQLDLFAAIEAIEATEATENSHDTRPDPVANSVVNPLIERLRTLDPNELRPKDALELLYELHDQANAQNVGQ; this comes from the coding sequence ATGGAAGAAACGCACGCAAAACCTGATGTACCAAGCGCCGCCTTTAGCAATCACACGCCGATGATGCAGCAATACCTGCGCATCAAAGCGGACCATCCCGGCACGCTGGTGTTCTACCGGATGGGCGATTTTTACGAGCTGTTTTTCGAAGACGCTGAAAAAGCCTCGCGCCTGCTTGATCTCACGTTGACCCAGCGCGGCGCGTCTGGTGGCAACCCAATCAAGATGGCGGGTGTGCCACACCATGCCGTCGAACAATACCTGGCCAAGCTCGTCAAGCTAGGCGAATCAGCCGCGATCTGCGAACAAACAGGCGACCCGGCAACCTCAAAAGGCCCGGTTGAACGCAAAGTGATGCGCGTCGTCACCCCTGGCACCCTCACCGATGCCGCGCTGTTGTCCGACAAGCGCGACGTGTACCTGCTTGCCGCGTGCGCTGGTCATAACCGGCGGGGCGTGATAACCCATATCGGTCTCGCCTGGCTCAATCTGGCAAGTGGCGCGCTGCGTCTCGCTGAAGTCGCGCTCGATCAGGCCGACGCCGTTTTCGAGCGTATCCGGCCAGCGGAAATTCTGCTCGCCGATACCGGCACGGATTCAAGCAGCTGGTCCCCGCCCTCCGGTTTTGGCGCACTCACCCGGGTGCCGGTCTGGCATTTCGATCACGCTACCGGAGATCAACGTCTGCGTGACCAGCTCGGTGTGGCCAGCCTTGAAGGCTTCGGCGCTCATGCGCTATCCAGCGCCTATGGGGCAGCAGGCGCCCTGCTGTTATATGCGGCGGCCACCCAGGGGCAGCAGTTACGTCACGTGCGCAGCCTGAAAGTCGAAAACGAAAGCGAATACATCGGCCTTGACCCCGCCACGCGCCGCAATCTCGAGCTGACTGAAACCCTGCGCGGCACTGAATCTCCGACCCTCTGCTCACTGCTCGACACCTGTGGCACCACAATGGGAAGCCGTCTGCTGCGGCACTGGCTGCATCATCCGCCACGCAATAGCGCCATCGCCCAGGCACGCCATCAGGCCATCGGCGCACTACTGGACGCCTCAGCCGAAACCCGCCTTAACGCGTTGCGCAGCGCGCTGCGGCAGATTGCCGATATCGAACGCATCACGGGCCGTCTAGCGCTGCTGTCCGCACGCCCACGCGACCTCTCCAGCCTGCGCGACACATTTAACGCGTTGCCCGCATTACGCACGCAACTTGAAGCCATCGCGCCTTATGCGGCTTCTCTCGCGCGTCTCGACGCGGCGCTTGTGCCCCCAGCCGCGTGCGTTGACCTGCTCGTCCGGGCGGTAGCCACCGAGCCCGCCGCGATGGTGCGTGACGGCGGCGTGATCGCGCGAGGCTACGATGCCGAGCTCGATAGCCTGCGCGACCTGTCCGAGAATTGCGGGCAGTTCCTGATTGAACTGGAAACCCGTGAACGGGCGCGCACCGGCATTAACAACCTGCGCGTCGAATACAACAAGGTTCATGGTTTTTATATAGAAGTCACACGCGGCCAGACCGACAAGGTGCCGGATGATTACCGGCGACGTCAGACCCTGAAGAACGCCGAGCGCTACATCACGCCAGAGCTAAAAACCTTCGAAGACAAAGCGCTCTCCGCCCAGGAGCGTGCGCTCACCCGCGAACGCGCGTTGTATGACGCACTGCTAAACGCACTCTTGCCGTTTATCGCAGATTGCCAGCACGTCGCCGCTGCACTCGCTGAGCTGGATCTGCTTGCCACCTTTGCCGAACGCGCCCGCGCACTCGACTGGGTGGCACCCACGTTTTCAGAAAGCGCCGGGATTGATATCGAGCAAGGACGGCATCCCGTCGTCGAAGCCCAGGTTGAACAGTTCATCGCCAACGACTGCGCACTCAACACCGAACGCAAGCTACTGCTGATAACTGGCCCGAACATGGGCGGTAAATCGACCTTCATGCGGCAAACCGCGCTGATCGCTTTACTAGCTTATGTGGGCAGTTACGTGCCGGCCCAGCGTGCCGCCTTCGGCCCGATTGACCGGATTTTCACCCGCATTGGCGCGGCCGATGACCTCGCGGGCGGGCGCTCGACCTTCATGGTGGAGATGACCGAAGCCGCAGCAATCCTGAACAACGCCACGGCACAGAGCCTGGTTTTGATGGACGAAATCGGACGCGGCACGTCAACCTTCGATGGCCTTGCACTGGCATGGGCTATCGCCCGGCATCTGCTGAATCACAACCAGTGCCATTCGCTCTTCGCCACACACTATTTCGAATTGACGCAGTTGCCCGCTGAATTCGCACAAGCCGCGAACGTTCATCTTTCGGCGGTGGAACACGACCATGGCATTGTGTTTTTGCACGCAGTCAATGAAGGCCCAGCGAACCAGAGTTACGGCTTGCAGGTAGCGCAGCTAGCGGGTGTACCGGCAGCGGTCATCCGCGCGGCCCGCAAGCATCTGACGCACCTGGAACAGCAATCTGCGGCACGGCCTGCGCCACAGCTAGATTTGTTTGCCGCCATAGAAGCCATAGAGGCCACAGAGGCCACTGAAAACTCACACGACACGCGGCCAGATCCGGTTGCTAATAGCGTGGTCAATCCACTCATTGAACGCTTACGCACCCTTGATCCAAACGAGCTGCGTCCCAAAGATGCGCTTGAACTGCTCTATGAGTTGCATGACCAGGCCAATGCGCAGAATGTCGGCCAGTAG